A region from the Actinomycetes bacterium genome encodes:
- a CDS encoding tetratricopeptide repeat protein, with amino-acid sequence MEADAYELFRAGTELLAGHNPHQAATVLERARKLAPEQASVSEALGRAYYEAGRPSDARAAFAKVLEIDPTNDYAHFGLALCLSRVGERALAAGHLRLALAMRPGVAAYEEALARVERAAPPGDSGRRG; translated from the coding sequence GTGGAAGCCGACGCCTACGAGCTGTTTCGCGCCGGCACCGAGCTGCTCGCCGGGCACAACCCGCACCAGGCCGCGACCGTGCTGGAGCGGGCCCGCAAGCTGGCCCCGGAACAGGCCTCGGTGAGCGAGGCGCTGGGGCGGGCGTACTACGAGGCCGGCCGCCCCAGCGACGCCCGGGCCGCGTTCGCCAAGGTGCTCGAGATCGACCCGACCAACGACTACGCCCACTTCGGCCTGGCCCTGTGCCTGTCCCGGGTGGGCGAGCGCGCGCTCGCTGCCGGGCATCTGCGGCTCGCGCTGGCCATGCGGCCGGGGGTGGCCGCCTACGAGGAGGCGCTCGCCCGGGTCGAGCGGGCCGCGCCCCCCGGGGACAGCGGACGCCGTGGCTGA
- a CDS encoding TlyA family RNA methyltransferase, with amino-acid sequence MAARLRLDRELVRRGLTPSREAAAEAVLAGRVQVAGAVASKPSALVSPADPVVLAGPARQWASRGAEKLAPALDRLGVAVAGRRCLDAGASTGGFTDVLLRRGAAEVLSVDVGYGQLDVRLRNDPRVRVLDRTNVRALELDTTGGPVDLVVADLSFISLGVVLPALATLAGPDADLLLLVKPQFEAGRQAVGRGGVVRDPAVRAAAVRSVAAAAAREGLGVAGVCPSSRPGPAGNVEFFLHLRAGACELDEEALAAAVAEAATLPGAAR; translated from the coding sequence ATGGCCGCGCGTCTGCGCCTGGACCGGGAGCTCGTGCGACGCGGGCTCACGCCCAGCCGGGAGGCGGCCGCCGAGGCCGTCCTGGCCGGCCGGGTCCAGGTCGCCGGCGCGGTCGCCAGCAAGCCGTCGGCCCTTGTCTCCCCGGCCGACCCGGTCGTGCTGGCTGGCCCGGCCAGGCAGTGGGCCAGCCGGGGGGCAGAGAAGCTGGCGCCTGCCCTCGACCGCCTCGGCGTGGCCGTGGCCGGCCGGCGCTGCCTCGACGCCGGCGCCTCCACCGGCGGGTTCACCGACGTGCTGCTGCGCCGGGGGGCGGCCGAGGTCCTGTCCGTCGATGTCGGCTACGGGCAGCTCGACGTGCGCCTCCGCAACGACCCGCGGGTTCGGGTGCTGGACCGGACCAACGTGCGCGCCCTCGAGCTGGACACCACCGGCGGGCCGGTGGATCTCGTCGTCGCCGACCTGTCGTTCATCTCGCTCGGCGTGGTCCTGCCCGCCCTGGCCACCCTGGCCGGTCCGGACGCCGACCTCCTGCTGCTGGTCAAGCCCCAGTTCGAGGCGGGCAGGCAGGCCGTCGGCCGCGGCGGGGTGGTGCGCGACCCGGCGGTCCGGGCCGCAGCCGTCCGTTCGGTGGCCGCCGCCGCCGCCCGCGAGGGGCTCGGGGTGGCCGGGGTCTGCCCCTCCTCCCGGCCTGGCCCAGCCGGCAACGTCGAGTTCTTCCTGCACCTTCGGGCGGGTGCCTGCGAGCTCGACGAGGAGGCCCTCGCCGCCGCCGTCGCCGAGGCCGCCACCCTCCCCGGGGCGGCGCGATGA
- a CDS encoding HAD-IIA family hydrolase → MADPGPLAGRYRAVVCDLDGVVYLRDQVIPGAPEGLRGVRDLGVAVAFVTNNSYRPPEEVAAKLQGLGVRAAAEEVLTSSQAVVHLLGGKAALAGVKALVVGGPGLRRALEEAGADIVEPPAWREAQLVVAGIDPEVTYARLAAACLAIQGGARFVGSNPDTTLPTPEGSVPGNGAFLALLTTATGVRPEVAGKPEPALFETAAAAIGGGPFLMVGDRADTDLEGAAGVGWDTALVLTGVVRPAGLLDLPSAPDHLLADLRGLLAPPGPCVREAVPAEAEAVAALLREASLSGEQAPSRIRSTLVAVDGQRVVGTLAWNRHGDEALLRGIAVASDYQGRLVGTRLVLAACLRLRAAGVRRVGVLAAKGAGFFARLGFREVAHADLPAPAALLANAAGPATPLLRELPAAQA, encoded by the coding sequence GTGGCTGACCCCGGGCCGCTCGCCGGGCGGTACCGGGCTGTCGTGTGCGACCTGGACGGCGTCGTCTACCTCCGCGACCAGGTGATCCCGGGGGCGCCGGAGGGGCTGCGGGGCGTCCGCGACCTCGGGGTCGCGGTGGCGTTCGTGACCAACAACTCCTACCGGCCGCCCGAGGAGGTGGCCGCCAAGCTGCAAGGGCTCGGGGTCCGGGCCGCGGCCGAGGAGGTGCTCACCTCGTCCCAGGCCGTGGTCCACCTGCTCGGCGGCAAGGCCGCGCTGGCCGGCGTGAAGGCGCTGGTGGTCGGTGGCCCCGGGCTGCGCCGAGCCCTCGAGGAGGCCGGCGCCGACATAGTCGAGCCGCCGGCCTGGCGGGAGGCACAGCTGGTCGTGGCCGGCATCGACCCGGAGGTCACCTACGCGAGGCTCGCCGCCGCCTGCCTCGCCATCCAGGGCGGGGCCCGGTTCGTGGGCAGCAACCCCGACACCACCCTGCCCACCCCGGAGGGGTCGGTCCCCGGCAACGGGGCGTTCCTGGCCCTGCTCACCACGGCCACCGGCGTCCGTCCCGAGGTGGCAGGCAAGCCCGAGCCGGCCCTGTTCGAGACCGCGGCGGCCGCGATCGGCGGCGGCCCGTTCCTGATGGTGGGGGACCGGGCCGACACCGACCTGGAGGGTGCCGCCGGGGTCGGCTGGGACACCGCCCTGGTGCTCACCGGGGTGGTGCGCCCGGCCGGCCTGCTCGACCTGCCGTCCGCGCCGGACCACCTGCTCGCCGACCTCAGGGGCCTGCTGGCGCCGCCCGGACCGTGCGTGCGCGAGGCGGTCCCAGCCGAGGCCGAAGCGGTCGCGGCCCTGCTCCGCGAGGCCAGCCTGTCCGGCGAGCAGGCGCCGAGCCGCATCCGCTCGACCCTGGTCGCCGTCGACGGGCAGCGGGTGGTCGGCACGCTGGCCTGGAACCGGCACGGCGACGAGGCCCTGCTGCGCGGCATCGCGGTCGCCAGCGACTACCAGGGGCGCCTGGTCGGCACCCGCCTGGTGCTGGCCGCCTGCCTCAGGCTGCGCGCCGCCGGGGTCCGCCGCGTCGGCGTCCTGGCCGCCAAGGGTGCCGGGTTCTTCGCCCGCCTCGGGTTCCGTGAGGTGGCCCACGCCGACCTGCCGGCCCCGGCGGCCCTGCTCGCCAACGCCGCCGGTCCGGCCACGCCCCTGCTGCGCGAGCTCCCGGCGGCTCAGGCGTAG
- a CDS encoding NAD(+)/NADH kinase, with translation MSPGLRQVGVVVHTGRPSALALGKELVGWSADHGIELRTLDEERGCLGEGVPCARPEDFADGLDLVVVLGGDGTLLRAVRLAVRDQVPVLGVNLGRLGFLTEVEADGMRTALDAVWEGRYHVERRTTLVARTELDGRILGEDLAANDVVLEKAARERLAGVAAYIDGRLFARYAADGVMVASPTGSTAYSFSAGGPIVSPRLDALLLTPIAPHMVFNRSLVLHPDEVVRLEVLADGPVVESVDGRAVRELPPGAAVEVRRGEEDALLVRIGEPDFYGLVRSKFRLADAGEADRRPAK, from the coding sequence GTGAGCCCCGGGCTGCGGCAGGTCGGGGTGGTCGTCCACACCGGGCGGCCGTCCGCGCTCGCGCTGGGCAAGGAGCTGGTCGGCTGGTCGGCCGACCACGGCATCGAGCTGCGCACCCTCGACGAGGAGCGGGGCTGCCTGGGCGAGGGCGTGCCGTGCGCACGCCCTGAGGACTTCGCCGACGGGCTGGACCTGGTCGTGGTGCTCGGCGGTGACGGCACCCTGCTCCGCGCCGTGCGGCTCGCCGTCCGGGACCAGGTGCCGGTGCTCGGGGTGAACCTCGGGCGGCTCGGCTTCCTGACCGAGGTGGAGGCGGACGGCATGCGAACCGCCCTCGATGCGGTCTGGGAGGGCCGCTACCACGTCGAGCGGCGCACCACCCTGGTCGCGCGCACCGAGCTGGACGGCCGCATCCTCGGCGAGGACCTCGCTGCCAACGACGTCGTGCTCGAGAAGGCGGCCAGGGAGCGGCTGGCCGGGGTCGCCGCCTACATCGACGGGCGGCTGTTCGCCCGCTACGCGGCCGACGGGGTCATGGTCGCGTCGCCCACCGGCTCCACGGCCTACAGCTTCTCGGCCGGCGGACCGATCGTGTCGCCCCGGCTGGACGCGCTCCTGCTCACCCCGATCGCCCCCCACATGGTGTTCAACCGCTCGCTGGTGCTGCATCCCGACGAGGTCGTCCGGCTCGAGGTCCTGGCGGACGGCCCGGTCGTGGAGAGCGTCGACGGCCGCGCCGTGCGGGAGCTGCCGCCCGGCGCGGCCGTGGAGGTCCGCCGGGGCGAGGAGGACGCGCTGCTCGTCCGCATCGGCGAGCCCGACTTCTACGGCCTGGTGCGCTCGAAGTTCCGCCTGGCCGACGCGGGCGAGGCGGACCGCCGGCCGGCGAAGTAG
- a CDS encoding DUF1015 domain-containing protein, producing the protein MVAAAPFRGLRFDPAVVGDHGAVTAPPYDMVPPDARGAYEARSPYNVVRLTLARGARDDPARYDHVPRLLDAWRDEGALLLDPAPALYLYEEAYLVRAERRVQRGVLATVTLDDSGTAVLPHERTMAGPVEDRLRLLEVTRANLSPLFGVYAGGGRAAAVLDDLITWRPAVECVDETGVEHRLWPVTDPGRIAAWREQLAGQQVLIADGHHRYQASLRYRDARRVAAPHGRPAPWDEVLMFLVDADQHGPSILPVHRLLADLPASAVLGALADDFEARESSGVEELEAALAALPLPVVAFGLYGGGRSRLLVARDPASMALETGLDRAPLDVEVLHGPVLAKRLGVTDFEARVGYEADLARAVRRVDEIGPASVVVLRAASFEQVVGIARAGGTLPQKTTSFLPKPRDGLVLRPLDPATPAVAHGTA; encoded by the coding sequence ATGGTAGCCGCCGCCCCCTTCCGGGGCCTCCGCTTCGACCCGGCCGTGGTCGGCGACCACGGGGCGGTGACGGCCCCTCCCTACGACATGGTCCCGCCCGACGCGAGAGGCGCTTACGAGGCCAGGAGCCCGTACAACGTGGTCCGCCTGACCTTGGCGCGGGGCGCCCGCGACGACCCCGCCCGCTACGACCACGTCCCCCGGCTGCTCGACGCCTGGCGGGACGAGGGCGCCCTGCTGCTCGACCCTGCGCCCGCGCTCTACCTGTACGAGGAGGCCTACCTCGTGCGGGCCGAGCGGCGAGTGCAGCGCGGCGTGCTCGCCACCGTCACCCTCGACGACTCGGGTACCGCCGTCCTGCCCCACGAGCGGACCATGGCCGGCCCGGTCGAGGACCGGCTGCGCCTGCTCGAGGTGACCAGGGCCAACCTGTCGCCCCTGTTCGGCGTCTACGCCGGCGGCGGCCGGGCCGCCGCGGTGCTCGACGACCTCATCACATGGCGTCCGGCGGTCGAGTGCGTCGACGAGACCGGGGTGGAGCACCGGCTGTGGCCGGTGACAGACCCGGGCCGGATCGCAGCGTGGCGCGAGCAGCTCGCGGGCCAGCAGGTGCTGATCGCCGACGGCCACCACCGCTACCAGGCCTCGCTCCGCTACCGGGACGCCAGGCGCGTGGCCGCGCCGCACGGCCGCCCGGCGCCCTGGGACGAGGTGCTGATGTTCCTGGTCGACGCCGACCAGCACGGCCCCTCCATCCTGCCCGTGCACCGGCTGCTGGCCGACCTTCCCGCCTCCGCCGTGCTCGGCGCCCTGGCCGACGACTTCGAGGCCCGGGAGTCCAGTGGGGTCGAGGAGCTCGAGGCGGCCCTGGCCGCGCTGCCCCTGCCGGTGGTCGCCTTCGGCCTGTACGGCGGCGGGCGGAGCCGCCTGCTCGTCGCCCGCGACCCCGCCTCCATGGCACTCGAGACCGGGCTCGACCGGGCCCCGCTCGACGTCGAGGTCCTGCACGGCCCGGTCCTGGCCAAGCGTCTCGGGGTGACCGACTTCGAGGCCCGGGTCGGCTACGAGGCCGACCTGGCCCGGGCGGTCAGGCGGGTCGACGAGATCGGGCCGGCCAGCGTCGTGGTGCTCCGCGCCGCCTCGTTCGAGCAGGTGGTCGGGATCGCGCGGGCTGGCGGCACGCTTCCCCAGAAGACCACCTCGTTCCTGCCCAAGCCCCGCGACGGCCTGGTCCTACGACCCCTCGACCCCGCCACGCCCGCGGTGGCCCACGGCACGGCGTAG
- the recN gene encoding DNA repair protein RecN, whose amino-acid sequence MVAGADRIAVMLGELHIRDLGVIDDARLEVAAGLNVLTGETGAGKTIVVDALSLLLGERADSGAVRVGRPAALVEGRLVVDARSQVGAILAASGVEDEDGEVVVARQVMAGGGSRAQLQGRMATVAAVAEVVRPLVEVHGQHEFQRLLRPGVQLDLLDRFAGPGVLGLRADFAVGWHRLRAVTRELDDLAARARERAREADLLRYQLGEIDAAEVRVGESDELEAEAERLANAEALRDAALSAWQALAGDDELGAATALGAAARAVAGPGRHDPQLGELADRAGALAAEVGDLASSLRAYTEHVLVDPERLETVQARIALLRDLERKYGDGEAAVLAFAEQARAELAELEGGAVRSEELEAEARDLRRHLARLGGTLSAERLAAAGRLAAALQAELVDLAMPHAAVRVAVEQDGDPDGLEVGQRRLAATADGLDRVELLLSANPGHEPRPLGRAASGGELSRVMLALRVVLAGTDKTPTLVFDEVDAGVGGRTAAAVGRRLAQLARHHQVLVVTHLPQIAAFADRHFTVEKHAAEGVTRTEVQALDDAGRVTELSRMLAGMEGSGLAQAHAEELLAAASAVKGSDGARPGSGRVRP is encoded by the coding sequence ATGGTCGCCGGGGCGGATAGAATCGCGGTGATGTTGGGCGAGCTGCATATCCGCGACCTCGGGGTGATCGACGACGCGCGCCTCGAGGTGGCCGCCGGCTTGAACGTGCTGACCGGTGAGACCGGCGCGGGGAAGACGATAGTCGTCGACGCGCTCTCGCTGCTGCTGGGCGAGCGGGCGGACTCCGGCGCGGTCCGGGTCGGCCGTCCCGCCGCGCTGGTGGAGGGCCGCCTGGTGGTGGACGCGCGCAGCCAGGTCGGCGCCATCCTGGCCGCCTCGGGCGTGGAGGACGAGGACGGCGAGGTGGTCGTGGCCCGCCAGGTGATGGCCGGCGGGGGCAGCCGGGCCCAGCTCCAGGGCCGCATGGCCACCGTGGCGGCCGTGGCCGAGGTCGTCCGCCCGCTGGTCGAGGTCCACGGCCAGCACGAGTTCCAGCGCCTGCTCCGCCCCGGGGTGCAGCTCGACCTCCTGGACCGCTTCGCCGGCCCGGGCGTGCTCGGCCTGCGCGCCGACTTCGCGGTCGGCTGGCACCGGCTCCGGGCGGTCACCCGCGAGCTGGACGACCTGGCCGCCCGCGCCCGCGAGCGGGCCCGCGAAGCCGACCTGCTCCGCTACCAGCTCGGCGAGATCGACGCGGCCGAGGTGCGGGTGGGGGAGTCCGACGAGCTCGAGGCCGAGGCCGAGCGGCTCGCCAACGCCGAGGCCCTGCGCGACGCCGCCCTGTCGGCCTGGCAGGCGCTGGCCGGCGACGACGAGCTGGGAGCGGCCACCGCGCTCGGCGCCGCCGCCCGGGCCGTGGCCGGGCCCGGCCGGCACGACCCCCAGCTCGGCGAGCTGGCCGACCGGGCCGGTGCGCTCGCCGCCGAGGTCGGCGACCTCGCCTCCAGCTTGCGCGCCTACACCGAGCATGTGCTGGTCGATCCGGAGCGGCTGGAGACCGTGCAGGCCCGCATCGCGCTGTTGCGCGACCTCGAGCGGAAGTACGGCGACGGCGAGGCGGCCGTGCTCGCATTCGCCGAGCAGGCCCGGGCCGAGCTGGCCGAGCTGGAAGGCGGCGCGGTGCGCTCCGAGGAGCTGGAGGCCGAGGCCCGCGACCTCCGCCGCCACCTGGCCAGGCTCGGTGGGACGCTCTCGGCCGAGCGCTTGGCCGCGGCCGGGCGGCTGGCCGCCGCCCTCCAGGCCGAGCTGGTCGACCTCGCCATGCCCCACGCGGCTGTCCGGGTCGCGGTCGAGCAGGACGGCGACCCGGACGGGCTCGAGGTGGGGCAGCGGCGGCTGGCCGCCACCGCCGACGGCCTTGACCGGGTCGAGCTGCTGCTGTCGGCCAACCCCGGCCACGAGCCCCGCCCGCTCGGCCGGGCCGCCTCGGGCGGCGAGCTGTCGCGGGTCATGCTCGCGCTGCGGGTCGTCCTGGCCGGCACCGACAAGACCCCGACGCTGGTGTTCGACGAGGTCGACGCGGGCGTGGGCGGCCGCACGGCCGCGGCCGTCGGCCGCCGCCTGGCCCAACTCGCCCGCCACCACCAGGTGCTCGTGGTCACCCACCTGCCCCAGATCGCCGCGTTCGCCGACCGGCACTTCACGGTCGAGAAGCACGCGGCCGAGGGCGTCACCCGGACCGAGGTGCAGGCCCTCGACGATGCCGGGC
- a CDS encoding rhomboid family intramembrane serine protease: MISLIPIHDQNPTRRPAVVTYVLIAINVVVFLLEPVGFAVSGDQGSAVAECRQIAFFRKYAAIPRELTTNEPLPVTAGPPAGPNACRPVRPDYRKIPFLSVLSSMFLHGGWLHLLGNMLFLFVFGNNVEDRLGHIRYLLFYLACGYVAAYGFALTNPNSTDTLVGASGAVAGVLGAYLVLFPRARVTSLVPFLLFLPIRLPAWVVLGSWFVLQWLYFQGGGMGAGSSVAYFAHVAGFVAGIVGVILLGGLSPARRPPPPPQQARWDRYA; encoded by the coding sequence ATGATCTCCCTCATCCCGATCCACGACCAGAACCCGACCCGGCGCCCGGCCGTGGTGACCTACGTCCTGATCGCGATCAACGTGGTCGTGTTCCTGCTCGAGCCGGTCGGCTTCGCGGTCTCGGGCGACCAGGGCAGCGCGGTCGCCGAGTGCCGCCAGATCGCGTTTTTCCGCAAGTACGCCGCGATCCCGCGCGAGCTCACCACCAACGAGCCGCTCCCCGTCACCGCCGGGCCCCCAGCCGGGCCGAACGCATGCCGGCCAGTCCGGCCCGACTACCGGAAGATCCCGTTCCTGTCGGTGCTGTCGTCCATGTTCCTGCACGGCGGCTGGCTCCACCTGCTCGGCAACATGCTGTTCCTGTTCGTGTTCGGCAACAACGTCGAGGACCGCCTCGGCCACATCCGCTACCTGCTGTTCTATCTCGCCTGCGGCTACGTGGCCGCCTACGGGTTCGCGCTCACCAATCCCAACAGCACCGACACGCTGGTCGGCGCGTCGGGCGCGGTGGCCGGGGTACTCGGCGCCTACCTGGTGCTCTTCCCGCGGGCGCGCGTCACCAGCCTGGTGCCGTTCCTGCTGTTCCTGCCGATCCGGCTGCCGGCCTGGGTCGTGCTCGGGTCCTGGTTCGTACTGCAGTGGCTGTACTTCCAGGGCGGCGGCATGGGCGCGGGCTCCAGCGTCGCCTACTTCGCCCACGTGGCCGGCTTCGTCGCCGGCATCGTCGGGGTGATCCTCCTCGGCGGGCTCAGCCCGGCCCGCCGCCCGCCGCCGCCGCCGCAACAGGCGCGTTGGGACCGCTACGCCTGA
- a CDS encoding MBL fold metallo-hydrolase, with protein sequence MSVLDALPAGVTGIDTHMGGQSEITAGFLVRAERPALIETGPARVAGAIAEGVARAGLSPDDLAWIVVTHVHLDHAGGAGDLVRTFPNATVVVHPAGARHLVDPERLLASSARVFGPLMDTVYGGLTPVEAGRIKAAEDGDTLDLGGRRLEIIHAPGHAKHHVAVFEPDLGALFAGDGVGTLLPSTGVLRPATPPPDFDRDLAVASLRAFAERRPEHLVLTHFGPITPPADRLAEAEEKLLRWCETAEAAAREHGVELDHIEAALRERFEREEGHEAADPDRLELLNTYQSNAAGLARWIKLRQQDAGSPS encoded by the coding sequence GTGAGCGTGCTGGACGCCCTGCCCGCCGGCGTGACCGGCATCGACACCCACATGGGGGGCCAGTCGGAGATCACCGCCGGCTTCCTGGTGCGTGCAGAGCGGCCGGCGCTGATCGAGACGGGCCCGGCCAGGGTGGCCGGCGCGATCGCCGAGGGCGTGGCCCGGGCCGGGCTCTCCCCCGACGACCTCGCCTGGATCGTGGTCACCCACGTCCACCTCGACCACGCCGGCGGCGCGGGCGACCTCGTGCGGACCTTTCCCAACGCCACGGTCGTGGTCCACCCGGCCGGGGCGAGGCACCTCGTCGACCCGGAGCGCCTGCTGGCCAGCTCGGCCAGGGTCTTCGGGCCGCTGATGGACACCGTCTACGGCGGCCTCACCCCGGTCGAGGCCGGCCGCATCAAGGCGGCCGAGGACGGCGACACGCTCGACCTTGGTGGGCGCCGGCTCGAGATCATCCACGCCCCCGGTCACGCCAAGCACCACGTCGCGGTGTTCGAGCCCGACCTCGGGGCGTTGTTCGCCGGCGACGGAGTCGGCACCCTGCTGCCGTCGACCGGGGTGCTCCGCCCCGCCACGCCGCCGCCCGACTTCGACCGCGACCTCGCCGTGGCCAGCCTGCGCGCCTTCGCCGAGCGCAGGCCCGAGCACCTGGTGCTCACCCACTTCGGGCCCATCACCCCGCCGGCCGACCGCCTGGCCGAGGCCGAGGAGAAGCTGCTCCGCTGGTGCGAGACCGCCGAGGCGGCCGCCCGCGAGCACGGTGTCGAGCTCGACCACATCGAGGCCGCGCTGCGAGAGCGGTTCGAGCGGGAGGAAGGTCACGAGGCGGCCGACCCGGACCGCCTCGAGCTGCTGAACACCTACCAGTCCAACGCCGCCGGCCTGGCCCGCTGGATCAAGCTCAGGCAGCAGGACGCCGGCTCGCCGTCCTGA
- a CDS encoding SCP2 sterol-binding domain-containing protein, whose translation MASKAEVEKQLGALLARLDENRGGVRAAIPSRKVLRCSITDLDTSWYSVIEDGHVSPPGETPPGDRTDIILHVGSDDLVDLIEGRLSFLSAFTSGKVKVDASIMDMLRLRALL comes from the coding sequence GTGGCGAGCAAGGCCGAGGTCGAGAAGCAACTCGGGGCGTTGCTCGCCCGCCTGGACGAGAACCGCGGCGGCGTGCGGGCGGCGATCCCCTCCCGCAAGGTGCTTCGCTGCTCGATCACCGACCTGGACACGTCGTGGTACTCGGTGATCGAGGACGGCCACGTCTCACCGCCGGGCGAGACCCCGCCGGGCGACCGCACCGACATCATCCTGCACGTCGGCTCCGACGACCTGGTCGACCTGATCGAGGGGCGGCTGTCGTTCCTGTCCGCGTTCACCTCGGGAAAGGTGAAGGTCGATGCGAGCATCATGGACATGCTGCGGCTGCGGGCCTTGCTGTAG
- a CDS encoding HAD-IC family P-type ATPase, giving the protein MLGDRVRADAAPTVAYFHEQGVATKVLSGDHPRTVAAVAGRVGVPGADAPVDARTLPDDPAALGGLLEQRSVFGRVVPRQKRAMVEALQARGHVVAMTGDGVNDVLALKDADLGIAMGSGSAASRAVARLVLLDGRFASLPQVVAEGRRVIADVERVAKLFVTKTVYAMLLAVATGVAGLPFPFLPRHLTLVGSLTIGIPAFFLALESNSRRARPGFVRRVVAFAGPAGIAAAVATFAAYNLTRAVEGVSLEQERTAATLTLAGVGLLVLRLVERPLTPTRRGLLAAMAAGLGVVVAVPWLREFFALTLPPVRPLLLALGLVAVVGAGMEVVARRIG; this is encoded by the coding sequence GTGCTGGGCGACCGGGTCCGCGCCGACGCCGCGCCGACCGTCGCGTACTTCCACGAGCAGGGCGTGGCCACCAAGGTGCTCTCGGGAGACCACCCGAGAACCGTGGCCGCGGTCGCCGGCCGGGTCGGCGTCCCAGGCGCGGACGCGCCGGTCGACGCGAGGACGCTGCCCGACGACCCGGCCGCGCTCGGCGGACTGCTCGAGCAGCGGTCGGTCTTCGGCCGGGTCGTGCCCAGGCAGAAGCGGGCCATGGTGGAGGCGCTGCAGGCGCGCGGGCACGTGGTCGCGATGACCGGCGACGGCGTCAACGACGTGCTCGCGCTGAAGGACGCCGACCTCGGGATCGCGATGGGCTCGGGCAGCGCGGCCTCGCGCGCGGTCGCGCGGCTGGTCCTGCTCGACGGCCGCTTCGCGAGCCTCCCGCAGGTCGTCGCCGAGGGCCGGCGGGTGATCGCCGACGTCGAGCGGGTCGCCAAGCTGTTCGTCACCAAGACCGTGTACGCGATGCTGCTGGCGGTGGCGACCGGCGTGGCGGGGCTGCCGTTCCCGTTCCTGCCCCGCCACCTCACCCTGGTCGGCAGCCTCACCATCGGGATCCCGGCCTTCTTCCTCGCCCTGGAGTCGAACAGCCGCCGGGCCCGGCCCGGCTTCGTGCGCCGCGTGGTCGCGTTCGCCGGGCCGGCTGGCATCGCAGCGGCAGTGGCCACGTTCGCGGCCTACAACCTCACCCGGGCCGTCGAGGGGGTCAGCCTGGAGCAGGAGCGCACCGCCGCCACCCTCACCCTGGCCGGCGTCGGCCTGCTCGTGCTGCGGCTGGTGGAGCGTCCGCTCACCCCCACCCGCCGGGGGCTGCTGGCGGCCATGGCCGCCGGGCTCGGCGTGGTAGTGGCCGTCCCATGGCTCCGGGAGTTCTTCGCGCTCACCCTGCCGCCCGTGCGGCCCCTGCTGCTCGCGCTCGGGCTGGTCGCCGTGGTGGGCGCGGGCATGGAGGTGGTCGCCCGCCGGATCGGGTGA